In Pontiella desulfatans, one DNA window encodes the following:
- the scpB gene encoding SMC-Scp complex subunit ScpB: MSESTVDILPELKQIVGALLFAAKEPLTIKRMRKAMIETGNGFGGPYEQYAKATDAQIEGAIDQLVEDLEKSKVGLGVALVGGAYRLQNDAACGPFVRALLEKNQTMRLSKPALETLAIVAYRQPCLRSEIEEVRGVSVDAVLRKLIDMQLVRVVRRSELPGRPWLFGTTQKFLEHFGINNIDDLPGSQELKRAMPVEEKKKETTESFQEIEEDLAKHVPDEEESSDESMAALDEEIEAEETAVTTEESEKQD; encoded by the coding sequence ATGAGTGAAAGCACGGTAGATATACTTCCGGAGTTGAAGCAGATTGTCGGCGCCCTGTTGTTCGCGGCCAAGGAGCCGCTCACCATCAAGCGCATGCGCAAGGCCATGATTGAAACCGGGAATGGGTTTGGCGGTCCGTACGAGCAGTATGCCAAGGCGACCGACGCGCAGATCGAGGGCGCGATCGACCAACTCGTGGAGGATCTGGAAAAATCCAAGGTTGGGCTGGGCGTGGCCTTGGTTGGCGGCGCGTACCGACTGCAGAACGATGCCGCGTGCGGGCCGTTCGTCCGTGCATTGCTGGAAAAGAACCAAACCATGCGCCTCTCCAAACCGGCCCTGGAAACCTTGGCCATTGTTGCCTATCGCCAACCCTGCCTTCGTTCGGAAATCGAAGAGGTGCGCGGGGTGTCGGTGGATGCCGTGCTGCGCAAGTTGATCGATATGCAGCTGGTGCGCGTTGTGCGCCGCAGCGAGCTTCCGGGACGTCCGTGGTTGTTTGGAACCACGCAAAAATTCCTGGAACATTTTGGCATCAACAACATCGACGACCTGCCCGGCAGCCAGGAGCTGAAACGGGCCATGCCGGTGGAGGAAAAGAAAAAGGAAACCACGGAGAGCTTCCAGGAAATCGAAGAGGATTTGGCGAAGCATGTTCCGGACGAGGAGGAAAGCTCCGACGAATCAATGGCCGCGCTCGACGAAGAAATCGAAGCGGAGGAAACCGCCGTAACGACTGAAGAGTCGGAGAAGCAGGATTAA